The following proteins are co-located in the Vigna angularis cultivar LongXiaoDou No.4 chromosome 2, ASM1680809v1, whole genome shotgun sequence genome:
- the LOC108327642 gene encoding uncharacterized protein LOC108327642, translating into MDNPSGFPSNYMLLEATGDSETDCNPTMEEHGCEIGREDDDAQSCIHDTSETCNEFWNNDHDADDVDDDDGDEKKCEVHGTSYCDDDDDDQMQEHQKFCVSDESGHEVLDEMEKNRRFWEACLAS; encoded by the coding sequence ATGGATAACCCTTCTGGTTTCCCTTCTAATTACATGCTTCTTGAGGCCACTGGTGACTCTGAAACTGACTGCAATCCCACTATGGAAGAACATGGTTGTGAAATTGGcagagaagatgatgatgctCAATCTTGCATCCACGATACTTCTGAGACGTGTAATGAGTTTTGGAATAATGATCATGATGcagatgatgttgatgatgatgatggtgatgagaAGAAATGTGAGGTTCACGGAACATCATactgtgatgatgatgatgatgatcagATGCAAGAACACCAGAAGTTCTGTGTGTCTGATGAGTCAGGCCATGAAGTGTTGGATGAGATGGAAAAGAACAGGAGGTTCTGGGAAGCTTGTTTGGCATCGTGA
- the LOC108327794 gene encoding rho GTPase-activating protein 2, with translation MTGQVVVTSVGGCGGGKGRRAAEDEQNPASPVAVLLAALRKSMVACSVDSPDDVISAVHHPMEIGWPTNVKHVSHVTFDRFNGFLGLPLELEVHVPAPVPSASVSVFGVSAESMQCSYDSKGNSVPTILLLMQERLYSQGGLKAEGIFRINPENSEEEHLREQLNKGIVPDDIDVHCLAGLIKAWFRELPSGVLDGLSPEQVIDCNTEEESVQLVKQLKPTESALLNWAIDLMADVVAEEDYNKMDARNIAMVFAPNMTQMSDPLTALMHAVQVMNLLKTLILNTLRKREETAEGGYSPMSFRSSDRQSEGDYDSQQEMDTSGELRETKSEDDDDNNHNHHVNYSPTSEEDEEGDASSVSEIVECFLKRLDEKTKRFSEKPEGYLQEKLESPKSFSLDNILESSFTEIKTENSCSSSSSEYDSRTTLTAEESNADTSSSSIGSTSTNDVEMIDKFPDPLSLVPLFASS, from the exons ATGACGGGGCAAGTTGTGGTGACCAGCGTTGGCGGATGCGGTGGTGGGAAGGGGCGGAGAGCCGCGGAGGACGAGCAAAACCCGGCTTCACCGGTGGCGGTTCTGTTGGCGGCGCTGAGGAAATCGATGGTGGCGTGCAGTGTGGACAGTCCCGACGATGTAATCTCCGCCGTCCATCACCCCATGGAGATTGGATGGCCCACAAACGTGAAGCATGTTAGTCATGTCACTTTCGATCGCTTCAATGGGTTTCTGGGTCTTCCCCTTGAGCTGGAGGTTCATGTCCCTGCTCCTGTTCCCAGTGCTAG TGTTAGTGTGTTTGGCGTCTCAGCAGAATCAATGCAGTGTTCCTATGATTCAAAAGGAAACAGTGTCCCCACCATTCTACTGCTAATGCAAGAACGATTATACTCACAGGGTGGCCTAAAG GCTGAAGGTATATTTCGCATAAATCCAGAGAACAGTGAAGAGGAGCATTTAAGGGAGCAGTTGAATAAGGGTATTGTGCCTGATGACATTGATGTCCACTGCTTGGCAGGCCTAATCAAAGCATGGTTCAGAGAGCTTCCTTCGGGAGTCCTTGATGGACTTTCCCCTGAGCAAGTTATTGATTGCAACACAGAAGAAGAGTCTGTTCAGCTTGTGAAGCAGCTAAAGCCAACTGAGTCAGCCTTGCTCAACTGGGCCATTGATCTCATGGCTGATGTTGTAGCTGAAGAGGATTACAACAAAATGGATGCAAGAAACATTGCAATGGTTTTTGCTCCAAATATGACTCAG ATGTCTGATCCATTAACTGCTCTGATGCATGCGGTGCAAGTGATGAATTTACTGAAGACACTAATACTGAACACACTGAGAAAACGTGAAGAAACAGCCGAAGGAGGATATTCGCCCATGTCATTTCGTTCATCTGATCGCCAATCCGAGGGTGACTATGATAGTCAGCAAGAAATGGATACTAGTGGTGAATTGAGGGAGACCAAGtcagaagatgatgatgataataatcataatcatcATGTTAACTACAGTCCTACAAGTGAAGAGGACGAGGAGGGTGATGCATCATCAGTAAGTGAGATAGTGGAGTGCTTCTTGAAACGTTTGgatgagaaaacaaaaagattcTCGGAAAAACCTGAGGGGTATTTGCAAGAGAAATTAGAGAGCCCCAAGAGTTTCTCTTTAGATAATATCTTGGAATCCTCTTTTACTGAAATAAAAACTGAGAATTCCTGCTCAAGTTCCTCTTCCGAATatgactcaagaacaactcttACTGCCGAGGAATCAAATGCTGACACAAGTAGTTCTTCAATAGGAAGCACAAGCACCAATGATGTGGAGATGATCGATAAATTTCCAGATCCTCTTTCTCTTGTTCCACTGTTTGCATCTAGTTAA
- the LOC108328669 gene encoding uncharacterized protein LOC108328669, with translation MKTRAFVVACLALFCILGVCQGGDLRKKFYKLTCSQAEDIVRTKIQEHVSARPELPAKLIRLHFHDCFVRGCDGSVLLDSTASNTAEKDSIPNLSLSGFDVIDDIKASLEEKCPGTVSCADILALAARDAVSVQFNKPMWEVLTGRRDGRVSISGEALANLPAPFFNITQLRQSFESKKLTVHDLVVLSGAHTIGVGHCNLFSNRLFNFTGKGDQDPSLNPTYATLLKTKCQSLSDTTTTVEMDPDSSSTFDNDYYSILLQNKGLFQSDAALLTAKVSRNIVNELTKQDKFFTEFGQSMKRMGAIEVLTGSDGEIRTKCSVSHKGIKNRMKMRAFVVACLALFCILGVCQGGDLRKKFYKLTCSQAEDIVRTKIQEHVSARPELPAKLIRLHFHDCFVRGCDGSVLLDSTASNTAEKDSIPNLSLSGFDVIDDIKASLEEKCPGTVSCADILALAARDAVSVQFNKPMWEVLTGRRDGRVSISGEALANLPAPFFNITQLRQSFESKKLTVHDLVVLSGAHTIGVGHCNLFSNRLFNFTGKGDQDPSLNPTYATLLKTKCQSLSDTTTTVEMDPDSSSTFDNDYYSILLQNKGLFQSDAALLTAKVSRNIVNELTKQDKFFTEFGQSMKRMGAIEVLTGSDGEIRTKCSVVNS, from the exons ATGAAGACGAGAGCTTTTGTCGTAGCTTGTTTGGCACTGTTCTGTATCCTAGGGGTTTGTCAAGGTGGCGACCTTAGAAAAAAATTCTACAAGCTGACATGTTCTCAAGCCGAGGACATTGTTAGGACCAAAATCCAGGAACATGTCTCTGCAAGACCTGAATTGCCTGCCAAGTTGATCAGACTGCATTTTCATGATTGTTTTGTCAGG GGTTGTGATGGTTCGGTTTTGCTGGACTCCACTGCCAGCAACACAGCAGAAAAGGATTCGATTCCGAACTTATCTCTGTCGGGCTTCGATGTCATTGATGACATAAAAGCATCATTGGAGGAAAAATGTCCTGGAACTGTATCATGTGCTGACATACTTGCATTGGCCGCTAGGGATGCTGTTTCTGTCCAG TTCAATAAGCCTATGTGGGAAGTGCTTACCGGTAGAAGGGATGGGAGAGTATCCATAAGTGGTGAAGCCTTAGCCAATCTGCCAGCCCCTTTTTTCAACATCACCCAGCTCAGACAAAGCTTTGAGAGTAAAAAGCTCACAGTGCATGATCTGGTTGTGTTATCAG gagcACACACAATTGGGGTAGGTCATTGCAACTTATTCAGTAACAGGCTTTTCAACTTCACCGGAAAGGGTGATCAAGATCCTTCTCTGAATCCTACTTATGCAACTCTTTTGAAGACAAAATGTCAAAGTCTGAGTGACACCACCACTACAGTAGAGATGGATCCTGACAGTTCAAGCACCTTTGACAATGACTATTACTCTATCCTTCTTCAAAACAAGGGTCTATTCCAATCAGATGCTGCCCTTTTAACAGCCAAGGTCTCAAGAAACATTGTGAATGAATTGACCAAACAAGACAAGTTCTTCACAGAGTTTGGGCAGTCAATGAAGAGAATGGGAGCGATTGAGGTCCTCACCGGCTCGGATGGTGAAATTAGAACCAAGTGCTCTGTT TCACACAAGGGGATTAAGAACAGGATGAAGATGAGAGCTTTTGTTGTAGCTTGTTTGGCACTGTTCTGTATCCTAGGGGTTTGTCAAGGTGGCGACCTTAGAAAAAAATTCTACAAGCTGACATGTTCTCAAGCCGAGGACATTGTTAGGACCAAAATCCAGGAACATGTCTCTGCAAGGCCTGAATTGCCTGCCAAGTTGATCAGACTGCATTTTCATGATTGTTTTGTCAGG GGTTGTGATGGTTCGGTTTTGCTGGACTCCACTGCCAGCAACACAGCAGAAAAGGATTCGATTCCGAACTTATCTCTGTCGGGCTTCGATGTCATTGATGACATAAAAGCATCATTGGAGGAAAAATGTCCTGGAACTGTATCATGTGCTGACATACTTGCATTGGCCGCTAGGGATGCTGTTTCTGTCCAG TTCAATAAGCCTATGTGGGAAGTGCTTACCGGTAGAAGGGATGGGAGAGTATCCATAAGTGGTGAAGCCTTAGCCAATCTGCCAGCCCCTTTTTTCAACATCACCCAGCTCAGACAAAGCTTTGAGAGTAAAAAGCTCACAGTGCATGATCTGGTTGTGTTATCAG gagcACACACAATTGGGGTAGGTCATTGCAACTTATTCAGTAACAGGCTTTTCAACTTCACCGGAAAGGGTGATCAAGATCCTTCTCTAAATCCTACTTATGCAACTCTTTTGAAGACAAAATGTCAAAGTCTGAGTGACACCACCACTACAGTAGAGATGGATCCTGACAGTTCAAGCACCTTTGACAATGACTATTACTCTATCCTTCTTCAAAACAAGGGTCTATTCCAATCAGATGCTGCCCTTTTAACCGCCAAGGTATCGAGAAACATTGTGAATGAATTGACCAAACAAGACAAGTTCTTCACAGAGTTTGGGCAGTCAATGAAGAGAATGGGAGCCATTGAAGTCCTCACCGGCTCGGATGGTGAAATTAGAACAAAGTGTTCTGTTGTCAACTCTTAA
- the LOC108329756 gene encoding NPL4-like protein 1, with protein MMLRLRSRDGLERVIVENPHTTTVSELKRIIEAQLRIPVHNQTLSTNQNLLLVKSREDLHRFTDMANPDLTLSSLNLAHGSIVFLTYEGERHVAGPAFNPAGSFGRKMTMDDLIAKQMRVTRQENPHCELVSFDRDCANAFQHYVNDTLAFAVKRGGFMYGTVSEEGKVEVDFIYEPPQQGSEENLLFFRDPEEEKLVEAIAAGLGMRRVGFIFTQTISQDKKDYTLSNREVLQAAEYHAESGLKEWVTAVVKLEVNDDMSADVHFEAFQISDVCVRLFKEGWFETEIKEDDDPKLSKMKKDVVVGVKDTKEVDNDFFLVVVKISDHQGPLSSSFPVENRNTQMTMKALKNHLDRTKSLPFVKRISDFHLLLVLARVLDLNADVPALTACVHTQTSIPEGYQILIESMANTA; from the exons ATGATGCTCAGACTTCGAAGCCGCGACGGCCTGGAGCGAGTAATCGTCGAAAACCCGCACACCACCACAGTGTCGGAGCTGAAACGGATTATCGAAGCCCAATTGAGAATTCCGGTTCACAACCAAACCCTCTCCACCAACCAGAACCTTCTATTGGTGAAATCGCGTGAAGATCTCCATCGATTCACCGATATGGCCAATCCCGACCTCACTCTCTCGTCTCTCAACCTCGCCCACGGCTCAATCGTCTTTTTGACATACGAAGGCGAGCGCCACGTGGCGGGCCCTGCCTTCAACCCAGCGGGGTCCTTCGGCCGCAAGATGACCATGGATGACCTCATCGCCAAGCAGATGCGCGTCACGCGCCAGGAGAATCCGCACTGCGAGCTCGTCTCCTTCGACCGCGACTGCGCCAACGCGTTCCAGCATTACGTGAACGACACGCTGGCGTTCGCGGTCAAGCGCGGCGGCTTCATGTACGGCACTGTTTCCGAGGAGGGGAAGGTCGAGGTGGACTTTATCTACGAGCCGCCGCAGCAGGGTTCGGAAGAGAATCTCTTGTTTTTCAGAGACCCCGAAGAGGAGAAACTCGTGGAGGCTATTGCGGCGGGGTTGGGGATGAGAAGGGTAGGGTTCATTTTCACGCAGACGATAAGCCAGGACAAGAAGGACTATACTTTGTCGAATAGGGAGGTGCTTCAGGCTGCGGAGTACCATGCTGAGAGTGGATTGAAAGAGTGGGTTACTGCGGTTGTTAAACTTGAGGTGAATGATGATATGAGTGCGGATGTGCATTTTGAAGCGTTTCAGATTAGTGATGTGTGCGTGAGATTGTTCAAGGAAGGGTGGTTTGAGACTGAGATAAAGGAGGACGATGATCCCAAGTTATCTAAGATGAAGAAGGATGTCGTTGTTGGGGTTAAGGATACCAAAGAAGTTGACAATGATTTCTTCTTGGTCGTCGTCAAAATCTCAGATCATCAG GGTCCTCTTTCATCTTCGTTTCCCGTTGAGAACCGGAACACTCAGATGACTATGAAGGCTTTGAAGAATCATCTGGACAGGACAAAAAGTCTTCCATTTGTGAAGCGAATTTCTGATTTTCACCTTCTTCTTGTACTGGCAAGGGTTTTAGACTTGAATGCTGATGTCCCTGCATTGACGGCATGTGTGCACACACAGACTTCTATACCAGAAGGTTACCAGATCCTTATTGAGTCTATGGCAAATACCGCGTGA